A region of the Candidatus Eremiobacterota bacterium genome:
GACGCGGCCAGACCTCCTGCTGATGCTCGGCTGGATGCACTTGGTGCCACCGGCGTTCTTGGAGCGCTTTCCACAGACGATCAACGTGCATCCGGCGTTCTTGCCGCTCGATCCCGCCGCCGACCACGACGTCGCGCCGGACGGGACGACGATCCCGGCGCTGCGCGGCGCGCATGCGCTGCGCGACGCGCTCACGCAGCGCGTCGCGTGGATCGGCGCGACCGTGCACTACGTGACGGCCGAGACCGATCGCGGCGAAGTGCTCGCGCGCATCCCGGTCGCCGTCGACGATGCGGCGACCGAGAGCGCGCTGCGGGAGAAGGTGCGCGCCGCCGAGTTTGCGGCGGTCGACGAGGCGATTAGGAGCTGGTGCGCGCGGCGCTAACGGCCGTAGCCACCGTGACCGACGCCGTCGCCGTGTCCGTCACCGTCGCCGTGCCCATTGCCGTCGCCGTGATGGTCGCGGTCGCAATCACCGTGGTGATCGCCGTTCCCGCCATCCCAATCGTGATGGTCGCCCCAGCCGTGGTGGTCCCCGTCGCGATCGCAGGGATGGTGCGACGGTTGCGGAGTCGGTGAAGCGGTCGGCGTCGGCGTCGGCGTCGGCGTCGGCGTCGGCGTCGGTGACGGCGTCGGTGACGGCGTCGG
Encoded here:
- a CDS encoding phosphoribosylglycinamide formyltransferase, giving the protein TRPDLLLMLGWMHLVPPAFLERFPQTINVHPAFLPLDPAADHDVAPDGTTIPALRGAHALRDALTQRVAWIGATVHYVTAETDRGEVLARIPVAVDDAATESALREKVRAAEFAAVDEAIRSWCARR